A window of the Henckelia pumila isolate YLH828 chromosome 3, ASM3356847v2, whole genome shotgun sequence genome harbors these coding sequences:
- the LOC140890381 gene encoding uncharacterized protein — MIPQVAMAEEFQVLSGNWWNNSPRSSLLGCSWAVNESAGSFGWPSNSCNEPAVNNTVISSDESAGSASDGSCSTTLQDHVPKTTHHPHQISNGSLQSTDCWNHDFLHESGRSEENYSQIMNYRQENWSINPKINFSEDFSACEEIISINFPLNSSSYSTYAPSLMQNLVGQENPQAHVLSFLEDQEMNYLPVEANYGMNSNELLLSSLPKLSSPMVIQPFSDNNTRFWNATASSLRHDSSDFIPSTNSNILPPIHHNMKNNILNITTAKHQEESRVASVAKKQNSSGPAFKRPRIETPSPLPTFKVRKEKLGDRITALQQLVSPFGKTDTASVLHEAIEYIKFLHDQVKVLSTPYLKNGSPPLQHQQAGNIKTYKDREGLKQDLKSQGLCLVPISSTFPVAAETTSDFWTHTFGVSFR; from the exons ATGATTCCGCAAGTGGCTATGGCGGAAGAATTTCAAGTTTTAAGCGGCAACTGGTGGAATAATTCGCCGAGAAGTAGTCTGTTGGGATGTTCATGGGCAGTCAACGAGTCGGCCGGAAGCTTCGGGTGGCCGAGTAATTCATGTAATGAACCGGCCGTGAATAACACGGTCATATCCAGCGATGAATCCGCCGGTTCAGCTTCCGATGGCAGCTGCAGCACTACTCTTCAAGATCATGTTCCCAAAACTACTCATCACCCGCACCAAATTTCAAATGGAAGCCTGCAGTCCACTGATTGCTGGAATCATGATTTtct GCATGAAAGTGGGAGATCAGAGGAAAATTATTCTCAAATCATGAATTACCGGCAAGAAAACTGGAGCATTAATCCCAAGATCAATTTCAGTGAAGATTTTTCAGCTTGCGAAGAAATTATATCAATCAACTTCCCACTGAATTCATCTTCATACAGTACCTACGCTCCATCGTTGATGCAGAATTTGGTGGGCCAAGAAAATCCTCAAGCTCATGTATTATCTTTTTTAGAAGATCAGGAAATGAATTATTTGCCGGTCGAAGCCAACTACGGCATGAATTCGAACGAATTATTGCTCTCCAGTTTGCCTAAATTATCTTCTCCCATGGTGATCCAGCCCTTCAGTGACAACAACACACGCTTCTGGAACGCCACTGCTTCATCTTTGCGCCATGATTCCTCCGATTTCATCCCTTCAACAAACTCCAATATCCTTCCACCAATTCACCACAACATGAAAAACAACATCCTCAATATCACTACTGCAAAACATCAAGAAGAATCCCGCGTAGCCTCCGTGGCAAAGAAGCAAAACAGCAGCGGACCCGCCTTCAAGCGTCCCCGAATCGAAACTCCGTCACCATTGCCAACCTTTAAG GTCCGAAAAGAGAAACTGGGGGACCGAATAACCGCCCTCCAGCAGTTGGTTTCACCTTTCGGGAAG ACTGATACAGCCTCAGTTCTCCATGAAGCAATTGAATATATCAAGTTTCTCCATGATCAAGTCAAGGTATTAAGCACACCATATTTGAAGAATGGATCTCCTCCACTACAACATCAACAG GCGGGTAATATTAAAACTTATAAGGATCGAGAAGGGCTAAAACAAGATTTAAAAAGCCAAGGCCTTTGCCTGGTGCCGATTTCGAGCACCTTCCCCGTTGCTGCTGAGACTACATCTGATTTCTGGACGCACACATTTGGAGTCAGTTTCAGGTAG